The DNA sequence TTTCCGGGATCCTGATTCCGGATCAGGGTGAGTTGACTGCAGGTGATGTCGATTTGCGTAAGCTTAATGACAGTCAGAGACGAGCCTATCGCATTTCTCAAATCGGCTTTGTCTTTCAGGAATTTGAGCTGATTGATTATTTGAATGTCCGGGAAAATATCCTGCTGCCTTATTATATCAATCAGACTCTGAAGCTGGATGAAAGCGTGCAGGCACGGGCACATGATTTGGCTGTCTCGATGCAGATCGAGCAGTACCTCAATTCACGCATTGATCAGATTTCCCAGGGAGAACGTCAGCGGGTTGCGATCTGCCGGGCACTGTTGACTCAGCCACAGATCCTGCTGGCTGATGAGCCGACGGGGAATCTGGACCCGACCAACAAACGCCTGATCCGGGATCTGCTGCTGGAGCATGCCACCCGTACCAACGCCATACTGATTATGGTGACTCATGATGATCGCCTGCTGGACGAGTTCGACCGGACGATCGATATTGAGCGTTTTCATGAAATGGTGAAAACGGCATGAATGGGATTTTGCGTCTCACATTACGCTACCTGGCGTATAACAAACTCAAAACAGTCACACTGATTCTATGTGTGACGCTGGCGGTCCTGCTGCCGGTCCTGCTGCAGTTCGCTGTCAGCTGGTTCGAGCAGGATCTGCACTCCCGCGCCAAAGCCACTCCCCTGGTGGCGGGTGTGAAAGGCAGCCGATTCGACCTGGCACTGCA is a window from the Gimesia benthica genome containing:
- a CDS encoding ABC transporter ATP-binding protein — its product is MIQIRQLKFGYPESSFRLNIPELEIQDAEKVAVIGPSGCGKTTLLNLISGILIPDQGELTAGDVDLRKLNDSQRRAYRISQIGFVFQEFELIDYLNVRENILLPYYINQTLKLDESVQARAHDLAVSMQIEQYLNSRIDQISQGERQRVAICRALLTQPQILLADEPTGNLDPTNKRLIRDLLLEHATRTNAILIMVTHDDRLLDEFDRTIDIERFHEMVKTA